In Micromonospora sp. LH3U1, one genomic interval encodes:
- a CDS encoding sensor histidine kinase, whose translation MRRRLVISYLLLMVLVLIALETPFAATMASRETERVRADRLADATRFASLAGPALRDGGPGPIESELTSYDNLYGIGAAVVDRDRSTPVASPRWQPGPGTATVLDIALSGQQTSAPESVWPWTTSPVVVAVPINDGGEVLGAVVIVTPAGPIRRAVIAWWLLLALAGLLAVLACVLTAFGLAGWVLRPVTELDAVTHEIAEGDRGARVQHRLGPPELRRLAASFNHMADVVSDVMDRQRAFVAHASHQLRNPLTALRLRVEELGPSLTDPDGRSEHRLALEETDRLALVLDALLTLARAEREENERVTVDAAAVAASRVAAWAPLARHRSVALRLAATDAPAYAQTVPTAVDQALDALIDNAVKFSGAGGAVTVAVARRDNGVSLEVRDSGPGMTESQLGQATERFWRAPDAQNVDGAGLGLTIAAVLVDASDGRLTMRLGESRGLIAALWFPAPEPDPSPEPADEEVAADLRPTPAR comes from the coding sequence GTGCGCCGTCGACTGGTGATCAGCTATCTGCTGCTGATGGTGCTCGTCCTCATCGCGTTGGAGACACCGTTCGCGGCCACCATGGCCAGCCGCGAAACCGAACGGGTCCGTGCCGACCGGCTCGCCGACGCCACCCGGTTCGCCTCGCTGGCCGGGCCGGCGTTACGCGACGGCGGGCCGGGCCCGATCGAGTCGGAGCTGACCAGCTACGACAACCTGTACGGGATCGGCGCGGCGGTCGTCGACCGGGACCGGAGCACCCCGGTCGCGTCGCCGAGGTGGCAGCCCGGCCCGGGGACCGCAACGGTTCTGGACATCGCGCTGTCCGGGCAGCAGACCAGCGCCCCCGAGTCGGTCTGGCCCTGGACGACCAGCCCGGTGGTGGTGGCGGTGCCGATCAACGACGGTGGTGAGGTGCTCGGCGCGGTGGTGATCGTGACCCCGGCCGGCCCGATCCGCCGAGCTGTCATCGCGTGGTGGCTGCTGCTCGCCCTGGCTGGTCTGCTCGCCGTGCTGGCCTGCGTGCTCACCGCGTTCGGGCTGGCCGGTTGGGTGCTGCGCCCGGTCACCGAACTGGACGCGGTCACCCACGAGATCGCCGAGGGTGACCGGGGCGCCCGGGTGCAGCACCGCCTGGGCCCGCCGGAGCTACGCCGGCTCGCGGCCAGCTTCAACCACATGGCCGACGTTGTCTCCGACGTGATGGACCGGCAGCGCGCCTTCGTCGCGCACGCCAGCCACCAACTGCGCAACCCGCTCACCGCGCTGCGGCTGCGGGTGGAGGAGTTGGGGCCCAGCCTCACCGACCCGGACGGCCGATCCGAGCACCGGCTGGCACTGGAGGAGACCGACCGGTTGGCGTTGGTGCTCGACGCGCTGCTCACCCTCGCCCGCGCCGAACGGGAGGAGAACGAGCGGGTCACCGTGGACGCCGCTGCGGTGGCCGCGTCCCGGGTGGCCGCGTGGGCGCCGCTGGCCCGGCACCGTTCGGTCGCGTTGCGGCTGGCCGCGACCGACGCCCCGGCGTACGCCCAGACCGTGCCGACCGCCGTTGACCAGGCGCTGGACGCTCTGATCGACAACGCGGTGAAGTTCAGTGGGGCCGGCGGAGCGGTGACGGTGGCGGTGGCCCGCCGCGACAACGGAGTGTCCCTGGAGGTGCGTGACTCCGGGCCGGGCATGACCGAGAGTCAGCTCGGGCAGGCGACCGAGCGGTTCTGGCGGGCGCCGGACGCGCAGAACGTCGACGGCGCGGGGCTCGGCCTGACCATCGCCGCCGTGCTGGTGGACGCGTCCGACGGGCGGCTCACCATGCGCCTGGGGGAGTCGCGCGGGCTGATCGCCGCCCTGTGGTTCCCGGCGCCTGAGCCCGACCCGTCACCGGAGCCTGCGGACGAGGAGGTGGCCGCCGACCTGCGGCCCACTCCGGCGCGGTAG
- a CDS encoding TAXI family TRAP transporter solute-binding subunit, translating to MSRTSSSRPGRRRAGTAALLTVLLAASLSAAGCRDAPTAPTTIRIATGSPTAVYYAFGQSLAAILNRELPDVRASVVITAASAENVQLVGSGDAELGFTQADVLPTTTAGSPSVDAVARVYDDQLHLVTTGGGPVRTAADLRGRRVSVGAPGSGTEITATRLLEVARLGGDEVRRERLGLDDSVAALRSGRIDAFFFSGGLPVRGIEELAGRSATRIVDLSEWTEPLRSRYGQVYVSRDIPRSVYGVDAVTTVADPNYLIVRANLPERLVREVTRLLMERRAELAAAHPAAGRMSPRSAIVTAPLSLHPGAAAWYRAAKP from the coding sequence GTGAGTCGTACCTCGTCCAGCCGGCCCGGTCGCCGCCGCGCGGGGACGGCAGCCCTGTTGACGGTGCTGCTGGCCGCGAGCCTGAGCGCCGCCGGCTGCCGGGACGCCCCGACCGCACCGACGACGATCCGGATCGCCACCGGCAGCCCCACCGCCGTCTACTACGCGTTCGGGCAGTCGCTGGCGGCCATCCTCAACCGGGAACTGCCCGACGTACGGGCCAGTGTGGTGATCACCGCCGCCTCGGCGGAGAACGTCCAACTGGTCGGTTCCGGCGACGCCGAGCTGGGCTTCACCCAGGCCGACGTGCTGCCCACCACCACGGCGGGAAGCCCCTCGGTCGACGCTGTCGCCCGGGTGTACGACGACCAACTGCACCTGGTCACCACGGGCGGCGGTCCGGTCCGCACGGCCGCCGACCTGCGGGGCCGGCGGGTCTCCGTCGGCGCACCCGGATCGGGCACCGAGATCACCGCGACCCGACTGTTGGAGGTGGCCCGCCTCGGCGGCGACGAGGTGCGCCGGGAACGGCTCGGGCTGGACGACTCGGTGGCCGCGCTCCGTTCCGGGCGGATCGACGCGTTCTTCTTCTCCGGCGGGTTGCCGGTGCGGGGCATCGAGGAGCTGGCCGGGCGCAGCGCCACCCGGATCGTGGACCTCAGCGAATGGACCGAGCCGCTGCGCTCCCGCTACGGCCAGGTCTACGTCTCCCGGGACATCCCCCGCTCGGTGTACGGGGTGGACGCGGTGACCACGGTGGCCGACCCGAACTACCTGATCGTCCGGGCCAACCTGCCGGAGCGGTTGGTTCGGGAGGTGACCCGGCTGCTGATGGAACGCCGGGCCGAGTTGGCCGCCGCGCACCCGGCGGCGGGGCGGATGAGCCCTCGCTCGGCGATCGTCACCGCGCCGCTGTCGCTGCACCCCGGGGCTGCCGCCTGGTACCGCGCGGCCAAACCCTGA
- a CDS encoding nitroreductase/quinone reductase family protein, producing MTLEVAGRRTGRLTRFPLGMADWQGDWYLVPMLGENCNWVRNVRAADGLVTIRRGRARACRLVEVPVEERAPILKRYLATVPGARPHVPIDRHAPLVEFAAIAARYPAFRVETAPGNSGAAAARFAQG from the coding sequence GTGACACTTGAGGTCGCCGGCCGCCGTACGGGACGGCTGACCCGGTTCCCGCTGGGCATGGCCGACTGGCAGGGCGACTGGTATCTGGTGCCGATGCTGGGCGAGAACTGCAACTGGGTCCGCAACGTCCGTGCGGCGGACGGCCTGGTGACCATCCGGCGGGGGCGGGCCCGGGCCTGCCGCCTGGTCGAGGTACCGGTCGAGGAGCGTGCACCGATCCTCAAGCGGTATCTGGCAACGGTCCCCGGAGCCCGGCCGCATGTTCCCATCGACCGGCACGCACCCCTGGTCGAATTCGCGGCAATCGCGGCGCGGTACCCCGCGTTCCGTGTCGAGACGGCACCGGGGAACAGCGGTGCGGCAGCCGCAAGATTTGCTCAAGGCTGA
- the yaaA gene encoding peroxide stress protein YaaA has protein sequence MLILLPPSEGKADAGTGRRWTPDRLSLPELNPARERVLDALVTLSAGPDEATARAALGLSEGQRGELRRNARLREAATAPAERLYTGVLYEALDLASLPTAAQRAARRSILISSGLWGAVRLADRIPPYRCPIGARLPGVGALSAYWRAELTPVLDDAAGRGPVLDLRSGAYAATWTPRGELAERTVSVRVLHEREVDGVPVRSVVSHFNKATKGRLVRDLLVAGARPRTAAELVGTLRELKHTVVEQATASGRVRQVDVVVTDL, from the coding sequence ATGCTCATCCTGCTGCCGCCCTCGGAGGGGAAGGCCGACGCCGGCACCGGGCGCCGCTGGACCCCGGACCGGCTCTCGCTGCCCGAGCTGAACCCGGCCCGCGAGCGGGTGCTGGACGCCCTGGTGACGCTGAGCGCCGGGCCGGACGAGGCGACGGCGCGGGCGGCGCTCGGCCTCAGCGAGGGCCAGCGGGGCGAGCTGCGCCGCAACGCCCGACTGCGGGAGGCGGCCACCGCGCCGGCCGAGCGGCTCTACACCGGAGTGCTCTACGAGGCACTGGACCTGGCCTCGTTGCCAACAGCCGCGCAGCGGGCGGCCCGCCGGTCGATCCTGATCAGCTCCGGGCTGTGGGGCGCGGTCCGACTGGCCGACCGGATCCCCCCGTACCGCTGCCCGATCGGCGCTCGCCTGCCGGGCGTCGGGGCGTTGTCGGCGTACTGGCGCGCCGAGCTGACGCCGGTGTTGGACGACGCCGCCGGCAGGGGTCCGGTACTGGACCTGCGCTCCGGCGCGTACGCGGCCACCTGGACGCCGCGCGGGGAGCTGGCCGAGCGGACCGTCAGCGTGCGGGTGCTGCACGAGCGGGAGGTCGACGGCGTGCCGGTCCGCTCGGTGGTCAGCCACTTCAACAAGGCGACCAAGGGGCGGCTGGTCCGTGACCTGCTCGTCGCCGGTGCCCGGCCGCGAACCGCAGCGGAGCTGGTCGGCACGCTGCGGGAGTTGAAGCACACCGTCGTGGAGCAGGCCACCGCGTCCGGCCGGGTACGACAGGTGGACGTGGTCGTCACCGACCTCTAG
- a CDS encoding ArnT family glycosyltransferase, protein MSHPEQHRGRWRPRLDRPALVALLFGLAGVGYRLVLTLYTVPVSNSDEATFGLAALHIGQGRERPVFLYGQHYMGMLESYLAAPLVAVAGPSWPVLRLPMLALYAAFIYLIYRLTRRLCTPWFATFVVGLLALGGERVVRDQLTVVGGRPEVKPAVLLMLLITMGLAARTVHRRRLAVALFGLLVGLAIWSDWLILPYLAVAGLALAWAVRRELLGWSGLLLVAGFVVGVAPMLADNLRAPPGEDSLSVFREISTKAGPLPPWSDRIRGGLLEGVPLAHGLCPVDGCGRWQQWFGLLYPVLLLAGAVLAVLAYRRAAGAPRGERVRPVVQLALVAGAALTLLSYVRSPLAATSPLDNARYLSVLQLSLPAVLWPLWVAAVACWRGTVGALGRLTGALSTAVLAALTATTLVITVLFAATGTSTSRTEERQARELAAALRADGPHEVYGDYWTCNRLIFNTDEKVVCGVLDGELTPGQNRYRPYWRQVGRAERPGYVVEIDSPMDRRLRKLLADRADAALVREVGGYRVYHPDTPVRPWR, encoded by the coding sequence GTGTCACATCCAGAGCAGCACCGTGGGCGATGGCGCCCGCGACTCGACCGGCCGGCGCTCGTCGCGCTGCTGTTCGGGCTCGCCGGCGTCGGGTATCGGCTGGTCCTGACGCTGTACACGGTGCCGGTGTCGAACAGCGACGAGGCGACCTTCGGCCTCGCCGCGCTGCACATCGGGCAGGGCCGGGAACGCCCGGTCTTCCTCTACGGCCAGCACTACATGGGGATGCTGGAGTCGTACCTGGCCGCTCCCCTGGTGGCGGTGGCCGGGCCGAGCTGGCCGGTGCTGCGGCTGCCGATGCTCGCGTTGTACGCGGCCTTCATCTATCTGATCTACCGGCTGACCCGCCGGCTCTGCACACCCTGGTTCGCGACCTTCGTCGTGGGCCTGCTCGCGCTCGGAGGAGAGCGGGTGGTGCGCGACCAACTCACCGTGGTGGGTGGTCGGCCCGAGGTGAAGCCCGCGGTGCTGCTGATGCTGCTGATCACCATGGGACTGGCCGCTCGCACGGTCCACCGCCGACGGCTCGCGGTCGCCCTGTTCGGCCTGCTCGTCGGGCTGGCCATCTGGTCGGACTGGCTGATCCTGCCGTACCTGGCCGTGGCCGGTCTTGCCCTGGCGTGGGCGGTGCGGCGGGAACTGCTCGGCTGGTCCGGCCTGCTGCTGGTGGCGGGGTTCGTCGTCGGGGTGGCACCGATGCTCGCCGACAACCTCCGGGCCCCGCCCGGCGAGGACTCGCTGTCGGTGTTCCGGGAGATCAGCACCAAGGCCGGGCCGCTCCCGCCCTGGTCCGACCGGATCCGGGGCGGCCTGCTGGAAGGGGTGCCGTTGGCGCACGGGCTCTGCCCGGTGGACGGCTGCGGACGCTGGCAACAGTGGTTCGGCCTCCTGTACCCGGTGCTGCTGCTGGCCGGCGCGGTCCTCGCGGTGCTGGCGTACCGCCGCGCGGCCGGGGCGCCGCGCGGGGAGCGGGTCAGGCCGGTGGTGCAACTCGCGCTGGTCGCCGGTGCCGCGTTGACCCTGCTGTCGTACGTGCGCAGCCCGCTCGCCGCGACCAGCCCGCTGGACAACGCCCGCTACCTGTCGGTGCTGCAACTGTCGCTGCCAGCGGTGCTCTGGCCGCTCTGGGTGGCAGCGGTGGCGTGCTGGCGGGGCACGGTCGGTGCGCTCGGCCGACTCACCGGCGCGCTCTCCACCGCGGTGCTGGCCGCGTTGACCGCGACCACGCTGGTGATCACCGTGCTCTTCGCGGCCACCGGCACCTCGACGTCACGAACCGAGGAGCGCCAGGCCCGGGAGCTGGCCGCCGCGTTGCGCGCCGACGGCCCCCACGAGGTGTACGGGGACTACTGGACCTGCAACCGGTTGATCTTCAACACGGACGAGAAGGTGGTCTGCGGAGTGCTCGACGGTGAGCTGACCCCCGGGCAGAACCGCTACCGGCCGTACTGGCGGCAGGTCGGGCGGGCCGAACGGCCGGGCTACGTAGTCGAGATCGACTCCCCGATGGATCGACGACTGCGCAAGCTGCTCGCCGACCGGGCCGACGCCGCGCTCGTACGGGAGGTCGGCGGCTATCGCGTGTACCACCCCGACACCCCGGTGCGGCCCTGGCGGTAA
- a CDS encoding App1 family protein produces MPPTPTGQLAVPNLHRAARIEDAVHQLVERRLRRTGWRVNIVAYTGYGAPGWVRVMCRVLLGRPDTRQRGRLDKVRGWRSFTTLPAKHVTVTIEAGGVRHETQADRSGFVDTLVEADLPPGWGTVRLSVPDAAPVDAPVRILDPEVKFGIISDIDDTVMVTALPRPLLAAWNTFVLDEHARNAVPGMAVLYERLVTAHPGAPVFYLSTGAWNVAPTLTRFLSRHLYPAGPLLLTDWGPTADRWFRSGREHKRVTLARMAKEFPDVKWLLVGDDGQHDQEIYREFAAAHPENVAGVAIRRLSPTQSVLAGSLPAPAGSSSAGPVGQKWLSAPDGAGLWKLLRDAGLV; encoded by the coding sequence GTGCCACCCACTCCCACCGGCCAGCTGGCCGTTCCGAACCTGCACCGAGCTGCGCGGATCGAGGACGCGGTGCATCAGCTCGTCGAGCGTCGGCTGCGGCGCACCGGCTGGCGGGTCAACATCGTCGCGTACACCGGCTATGGCGCCCCGGGCTGGGTGCGGGTGATGTGCCGGGTGCTGCTGGGCCGACCGGACACCCGTCAGCGGGGTCGGCTGGACAAGGTCCGCGGCTGGCGCAGCTTCACCACACTGCCCGCGAAGCATGTCACCGTGACCATCGAGGCCGGCGGGGTGCGGCACGAGACGCAGGCCGACCGTAGCGGCTTCGTCGACACGCTGGTCGAGGCCGACCTGCCACCCGGGTGGGGCACGGTCCGCCTCAGCGTCCCGGACGCCGCGCCGGTCGACGCGCCGGTGCGCATCCTCGACCCAGAGGTCAAGTTCGGCATCATCTCCGACATCGACGACACGGTCATGGTGACCGCGCTGCCCCGGCCGCTGCTCGCCGCGTGGAACACGTTCGTGCTCGACGAGCACGCCCGCAACGCCGTTCCCGGTATGGCGGTGCTCTACGAGCGGCTGGTCACCGCGCACCCCGGCGCCCCGGTCTTCTACCTCTCCACGGGCGCGTGGAACGTGGCGCCCACCCTGACCCGGTTCCTGTCCCGGCACCTCTACCCGGCCGGGCCGCTGCTGCTGACCGACTGGGGGCCGACCGCCGACCGGTGGTTCCGCAGCGGGCGGGAGCACAAGCGGGTCACCCTGGCCCGGATGGCCAAGGAGTTTCCTGACGTGAAGTGGCTGCTGGTCGGCGACGACGGGCAGCACGACCAGGAGATCTACCGCGAGTTCGCGGCCGCCCACCCGGAGAACGTGGCCGGGGTGGCGATCCGCCGGCTCTCCCCGACGCAGTCGGTGCTGGCCGGTAGCCTGCCCGCCCCGGCCGGCTCGTCGTCGGCGGGACCGGTGGGGCAGAAGTGGCTGTCCGCACCCGACGGGGCCGGGCTGTGGAAGCTGCTGCGCGACGCTGGCCTCGTCTGA
- a CDS encoding family 10 glycosylhydrolase yields MRRDFHRYLPGLALVAALALGAAVPTAAPPSPPTPPGIVPVAAQAACVTDPATPKRQFRGMWIASVANIDWPSRTGLTPAAQQAEYRGWLDLAKQRRMNAVVVQIRPAADAFWPSTYEPWSQWLTGTQGGNPGYDPLAFMVAEAHARNLEFHAWFNPYRVANHTDLSKLAASHPARTNPGWAVAYGGHLYYNPGIPAVRAFVQNAMMDAVNRYDIDAVHWDDYFYPYPVSGVAFPDQATYAQYGAGFSTIADWRRNNVNLLVQEMHNRIQAVKPWVKLGVSPFGIWRNAGTDPLGSRTTGLQAYDAIYADTRRWVKQGWIDYIAPQIYWQIGHPSADYAELVRWWSETVTGTNVQLLVGQATYRAGASGQDAAWQDPAELTDHLTLNRTYPRILGDIHFSAKDVRADRIGAVSRVTTDHYRRPALAPAGAGGAAPAAPNLTSAVRGTGGVTLNWQRGGTGSTAEYAVYRLPGDGSVDPCDLADARNLLGTVRASGGTGTFTDATAAAGSTYRYLVTALDRLHHESPASNARTVTGTGGTFSVIVDNATAGGFTAATTWGTSSYLTTRYGANYRFAEPQAVSDPAWFSATLPAAGSYRVEVWYPADSGYNSATPHLVATANGTVTTKVDQRTGGGQWRELGTYDFAAGTRQVVGVSRWTSTSGYVVADAIRITRL; encoded by the coding sequence GTGCGCAGAGACTTTCATCGATACCTTCCCGGGCTGGCGCTGGTAGCGGCGCTGGCCCTCGGCGCGGCCGTCCCCACGGCCGCCCCGCCCTCCCCGCCCACCCCGCCGGGCATCGTGCCGGTGGCCGCCCAGGCGGCCTGCGTGACCGATCCGGCCACCCCGAAACGGCAGTTCCGGGGTATGTGGATCGCCAGCGTGGCCAACATCGACTGGCCCAGCCGCACGGGGCTCACCCCGGCCGCCCAGCAGGCCGAGTACCGAGGCTGGCTCGACCTGGCCAAGCAGCGCCGGATGAACGCCGTCGTGGTGCAGATCCGCCCCGCCGCCGACGCGTTCTGGCCGTCGACGTACGAGCCGTGGTCGCAGTGGCTCACCGGCACCCAGGGCGGCAACCCGGGCTACGACCCGCTGGCCTTCATGGTGGCCGAGGCGCACGCCCGCAACCTGGAATTCCATGCCTGGTTCAACCCGTACCGGGTGGCCAACCACACCGACCTGAGCAAGCTGGCGGCCAGCCACCCGGCCCGCACGAACCCGGGTTGGGCGGTCGCCTACGGCGGTCACCTCTACTACAACCCCGGCATCCCGGCCGTCCGCGCCTTCGTGCAGAACGCCATGATGGACGCCGTCAACCGCTACGACATCGACGCGGTCCACTGGGACGACTACTTCTACCCGTACCCGGTCAGCGGGGTGGCCTTCCCCGACCAGGCCACCTACGCCCAGTACGGCGCCGGCTTCAGCACCATCGCCGACTGGCGGCGTAACAACGTCAACCTGCTGGTCCAGGAGATGCACAACCGGATCCAGGCGGTCAAGCCGTGGGTGAAGCTCGGCGTGAGCCCGTTCGGCATCTGGCGCAACGCCGGCACCGACCCACTCGGCTCGCGCACCACCGGCCTCCAGGCGTACGACGCGATCTACGCCGACACCCGCCGCTGGGTGAAGCAGGGCTGGATCGACTACATCGCCCCGCAGATCTACTGGCAGATCGGCCACCCGTCGGCCGACTACGCGGAGCTGGTCCGCTGGTGGTCGGAGACCGTCACCGGCACCAACGTGCAGTTGCTCGTCGGCCAGGCCACCTACCGCGCCGGGGCGTCCGGGCAGGACGCCGCCTGGCAGGACCCGGCCGAACTGACCGACCATCTGACGCTCAACCGCACCTACCCCCGGATCCTCGGCGACATCCACTTCAGCGCCAAGGACGTACGCGCCGACCGCATCGGTGCCGTCTCCCGGGTGACGACCGACCACTACCGTCGGCCGGCGCTGGCACCGGCCGGGGCGGGCGGTGCCGCGCCCGCCGCGCCGAACCTCACCTCGGCGGTACGCGGCACCGGCGGTGTGACGCTGAACTGGCAGCGTGGCGGCACCGGAAGCACCGCCGAGTACGCCGTGTACCGACTGCCCGGCGACGGCTCGGTCGACCCCTGCGACCTGGCCGACGCCCGCAACCTGCTCGGCACGGTGCGCGCCTCTGGCGGCACCGGGACGTTCACCGACGCCACCGCCGCGGCCGGCTCGACCTACCGATACCTGGTGACCGCCCTCGACCGGCTGCACCACGAGAGCCCCGCCAGCAACGCGCGGACGGTCACCGGCACCGGCGGCACGTTCAGCGTGATCGTGGACAACGCCACCGCCGGTGGCTTCACCGCCGCCACCACCTGGGGCACGTCGTCGTACCTCACCACCCGGTACGGGGCCAACTACCGGTTCGCCGAGCCGCAGGCCGTCAGCGACCCGGCCTGGTTCAGCGCCACACTGCCCGCCGCCGGCTCGTACCGGGTCGAGGTCTGGTACCCGGCCGACTCCGGCTACAACAGCGCCACCCCGCACCTCGTGGCGACGGCGAACGGGACCGTGACCACCAAGGTCGACCAGCGCACCGGCGGTGGGCAGTGGCGGGAGCTGGGCACCTACGACTTCGCCGCGGGGACGCGTCAGGTCGTCGGGGTCAGCCGCTGGACCAGCACGTCGGGGTACGTCGTCGCCGACGCCATCCGGATCACCCGACTCTGA